One Bacteroidota bacterium genomic window carries:
- a CDS encoding T9SS type A sorting domain-containing protein, giving the protein MKTLGLVFASLLFILSNNQLIGQPVWHTQDCPIEENLVSVSFYDTLNGWVVSENGVVLRTHDGGKNWEIQNELDNLYATKVFFINENIGWISGYSEERGHGRLLFTDDEGENWTSLVDSTKILFNDVFFIDENTGWAAGYDIEEDTINYIMLTEDGGNTWKRQMENMFLNGAMLNISFRDSLDGNICGTGGFFVGTSDKGEHWWLSIFHWEIDLKDLCNAGDKYGCMVGSGGKVYFTKDKWSNSTDYDLPFDDTLRAISGLENLKFWAVGDNGSIVYMAYSPIMYMLFTTDQSVDTLGRLNDVVAIDDNHVWAVGEMGTILHFGIKSAAEPISLKDLSESAYRVFPNPTENLLTIESDYFGIGDAVLYNMEGKPVYTVKLSFPGFIDISRLSSGMYILELRNEHAIVYDLIMKK; this is encoded by the coding sequence ATGAAAACATTAGGTCTTGTTTTTGCTTCACTGCTGTTTATTTTATCGAATAATCAACTTATTGGTCAGCCGGTTTGGCATACTCAGGATTGTCCGATTGAAGAAAATCTTGTATCTGTTTCATTTTACGATACCCTGAATGGTTGGGTAGTGAGCGAAAACGGAGTTGTACTTCGTACCCATGATGGGGGTAAGAATTGGGAAATTCAGAATGAATTAGACAACCTGTATGCAACCAAAGTTTTCTTCATCAACGAAAATATTGGTTGGATTTCAGGATACAGCGAGGAAAGGGGGCATGGCAGGCTTTTATTCACCGACGATGAGGGCGAAAACTGGACAAGCCTTGTGGACAGCACCAAGATTCTTTTCAACGATGTTTTTTTCATTGATGAAAACACAGGCTGGGCAGCAGGTTATGACATCGAGGAGGATACCATCAATTACATTATGTTAACCGAAGATGGCGGAAACACCTGGAAGCGGCAAATGGAAAATATGTTTCTGAACGGAGCGATGCTTAACATAAGTTTCCGCGATTCGCTGGATGGAAATATCTGTGGAACGGGAGGTTTTTTTGTAGGTACTTCTGATAAGGGAGAGCATTGGTGGTTGAGCATTTTTCATTGGGAAATTGATCTGAAAGATTTATGTAATGCCGGCGATAAATATGGTTGCATGGTAGGTTCTGGTGGAAAGGTATATTTTACAAAAGATAAATGGTCAAATTCTACAGATTATGACCTTCCTTTTGACGATACTCTCCGGGCAATATCAGGCCTTGAAAATTTAAAATTCTGGGCAGTTGGCGATAATGGATCGATTGTTTACATGGCTTATTCGCCTATAATGTATATGCTTTTTACAACCGATCAAAGTGTCGATACCCTTGGACGCCTGAACGATGTGGTTGCCATAGATGATAACCATGTTTGGGCAGTGGGGGAGATGGGCACAATTTTGCATTTTGGAATTAAAAGCGCTGCTGAACCAATAAGTTTGAAAGATTTGTCCGAATCGGCTTATCGGGTGTTTCCCAACCCAACAGAAAATTTGCTCACCATTGAAAGCGATTACTTTGGCATTGGCGATGCTGTATTGTACAACATGGAAGGAAAACCGGTATATACAGTTAAACTATCATTTCCGGGCTTTATAGACATCAGCCGGCTTAGCAGTGGTATGTATATTTTGGAATTGCGAAATGAGCATGCTATTGTTTACGACTTAATAATGAAAAAGTAG
- a CDS encoding DUF2809 domain-containing protein produces MKNKKSTYLIVSISIFVGLLHFVIGPDYQGIFKHFIRGYLIDILLPMNLYLLVQISLRKNISVNKARIIGAIFTVAFGTIVELLQLYEIEFLGRTYDPWDLIMYIIGVGLGIVIDLTIIDKFEKQGQKNE; encoded by the coding sequence ATGAAGAATAAAAAGAGCACTTATTTAATTGTTTCAATTTCCATATTCGTTGGACTATTACATTTCGTCATCGGCCCAGATTATCAAGGAATTTTCAAGCATTTTATTCGTGGTTATTTAATTGACATTCTGCTACCAATGAATCTATACTTATTGGTACAAATATCACTAAGAAAGAACATATCAGTAAACAAAGCCCGAATCATAGGTGCCATATTCACTGTTGCTTTTGGAACAATAGTAGAATTATTACAACTATATGAAATTGAATTTCTTGGCAGGACTTATGACCCTTGGGATTTAATAATGTATATAATTGGAGTGGGATTGGGTATTGTAATTGATTTGACAATAATTGATAAGTTTGAAAAGCAAGGACAGAAAAATGAATAA
- a CDS encoding cache domain-containing protein encodes MKRFYLKILLPTILTILLFILTIFLIIIPRFQQNIMNGKREMIQELTNSALSILLEYETDERNGLLTREEAQKYAISRIQYLRYGDESKDYFWITDTFPNMIMHPFRADLNGKDLSDFTDPHGKRLFVECVETVKKSEHGYVNYMWQWKDDSLHIVPKLSYVKIFKPWNWVIGTGIYIEDVKKEISALSRRMLWISIGISILTALLLFYIIKQSLHIERKRIEAEKDLNESKEKYKTLVEAATEGLLMLIDGKITFVNRVLNKLIGYESAELIHRSLDEIVSENNNKDIIDIFLKNAVIKEGQFELNLKKKNGGFVEVLVTASTAKFFGNMVNIFIVKDLSIDRSQSFSNLDYQKLIGTLNLGFFKVRIDTKGKILLANETAIRILGFESFDELSEVNILKLFTDSEERKNLRKTLLSQGYIKNRILTINPKSNKNSIVAMSLVVIESEDPEHLVCDGIIEDITVQEKEKTHYNNLIADLKSNSFLLEQAIQKYIIPFNTVDADATIDEAVKILSKQKTDCLLVTKNEKDYIGIISNSDIQKRVLSLKLNLDNPVYLIMSSPIVYVGCHTSVIDAIRISEEKNINHLAVLDETNTISGIFSTKEIYKHFSSSLSLYIDKAGKAETNDELKQCYKAHQLFIKPLIRSDIFIKHITNLTSAFSDSVIKRIIDLSISKLGEPPADFSFICLGSEGRREESLYTDQDNAIIYEDVQADKEALVSEYFNQLGEMVCNSLNHVGYSFCKGNVMAKNPQWNKPISTWEKYFTNWIITPEPQNLLDAIIFFDFRNVYGSEEFAERLRKMIYALISKQSVFLYHLAYHSFNTKTQSISAGNILSDGNAEMLDLKASINHLIMFARTYALQNNIWATNTIERLEALKTKHILEKKTVDEIIFVYNYLMKLRFKNQINLLDKNLPLTNLLNTKSLIDIEVSILKKVLSQLPAYQNKLSIDFRIST; translated from the coding sequence GTGAAAAGGTTTTATCTGAAAATATTACTTCCTACCATTCTCACAATTTTATTGTTTATTCTTACTATTTTCTTAATCATTATCCCCCGGTTCCAGCAGAATATCATGAACGGAAAACGGGAAATGATACAGGAGCTTACCAACTCGGCCTTGAGCATATTGTTGGAGTATGAAACCGACGAGAGAAATGGACTGCTTACCCGCGAAGAGGCCCAAAAGTACGCCATATCGCGAATTCAGTATTTACGCTATGGCGATGAAAGCAAAGATTATTTTTGGATAACCGATACTTTTCCGAATATGATTATGCATCCGTTCAGGGCCGACCTGAATGGGAAAGATTTATCGGATTTCACCGATCCGCATGGAAAAAGGCTTTTTGTAGAATGCGTTGAAACGGTAAAAAAATCGGAGCATGGCTATGTCAATTACATGTGGCAATGGAAAGACGACTCCCTTCACATTGTTCCGAAATTGTCGTATGTAAAAATCTTTAAACCCTGGAATTGGGTTATAGGAACAGGTATTTACATCGAAGATGTGAAGAAAGAAATTTCGGCTCTATCCAGAAGAATGCTTTGGATTTCGATTGGCATATCCATTTTAACCGCTCTTCTGCTATTTTATATTATCAAACAAAGTTTGCACATAGAACGCAAAAGAATTGAAGCGGAAAAGGATTTAAACGAATCGAAAGAAAAATACAAAACTCTTGTGGAGGCAGCCACCGAAGGTTTGTTGATGCTTATCGATGGTAAAATTACTTTTGTTAACAGGGTGCTCAATAAGTTAATTGGTTACGAGTCTGCCGAACTCATTCACCGTTCGCTCGATGAAATAGTCAGCGAGAACAACAACAAAGATATTATCGATATTTTTTTAAAGAATGCTGTTATTAAAGAAGGTCAGTTCGAGCTTAACCTGAAAAAGAAAAATGGTGGATTTGTAGAGGTTCTTGTTACCGCATCAACCGCTAAGTTTTTTGGTAACATGGTGAATATTTTTATTGTGAAAGACCTGAGTATCGACCGGAGTCAATCCTTTTCCAATCTCGACTATCAAAAACTGATTGGTACTCTGAACCTGGGCTTTTTTAAAGTAAGAATCGATACAAAGGGCAAAATTTTACTGGCCAACGAAACAGCTATTCGAATTCTTGGATTTGAAAGCTTTGACGAGCTTTCTGAAGTGAATATTTTAAAGCTGTTTACAGATTCTGAGGAAAGAAAGAACCTCAGAAAAACACTTTTATCGCAAGGCTATATAAAAAACAGGATTTTAACAATTAATCCCAAAAGCAATAAGAATTCGATAGTTGCCATGTCCCTGGTTGTAATTGAAAGTGAAGACCCTGAACATTTAGTTTGCGATGGGATAATCGAAGACATCACGGTACAGGAAAAAGAGAAAACGCATTACAATAACCTGATTGCCGATTTAAAATCAAATAGTTTTCTGTTGGAACAAGCTATTCAGAAATATATTATCCCCTTTAATACAGTCGATGCAGATGCAACAATTGATGAAGCAGTAAAAATATTATCGAAACAAAAGACCGATTGTTTATTGGTTACCAAAAATGAAAAGGACTACATAGGTATCATTTCAAACAGCGACATTCAAAAGCGGGTACTATCCTTAAAACTGAACCTGGACAACCCGGTCTATTTAATCATGAGTTCTCCTATTGTCTATGTAGGTTGCCATACTTCTGTTATCGATGCCATTCGCATCAGCGAGGAGAAAAACATTAACCACCTGGCTGTGCTTGATGAAACGAATACAATATCAGGCATATTTAGTACAAAAGAAATTTATAAGCATTTCTCCAGTTCACTCTCCCTCTACATCGATAAGGCCGGCAAGGCCGAAACTAACGATGAACTAAAGCAATGCTATAAGGCGCATCAACTGTTTATTAAACCTCTGATCAGAAGCGACATATTTATTAAACATATCACCAACCTTACTTCTGCTTTTTCCGATTCGGTTATAAAAAGAATTATTGATTTATCGATAAGTAAATTGGGCGAACCACCTGCAGATTTTTCTTTTATATGCCTGGGAAGCGAGGGGAGAAGAGAAGAAAGTTTGTATACCGACCAGGACAATGCCATTATTTACGAAGATGTGCAGGCTGACAAAGAAGCATTGGTGAGCGAATATTTCAACCAGCTGGGGGAAATGGTGTGCAACTCCTTAAACCACGTAGGCTATTCTTTTTGCAAGGGCAATGTAATGGCAAAAAATCCGCAGTGGAACAAACCAATCAGCACCTGGGAAAAATATTTCACAAACTGGATTATCACTCCCGAACCACAAAATCTCCTGGATGCCATAATTTTCTTCGACTTCAGAAATGTATATGGCAGCGAAGAGTTTGCAGAACGATTAAGGAAAATGATTTATGCCTTGATTTCGAAGCAATCGGTTTTCTTGTACCATCTGGCTTATCACAGTTTTAACACCAAAACTCAAAGCATTTCTGCCGGAAACATTCTGTCGGATGGTAATGCCGAAATGCTTGATTTAAAAGCGAGTATTAATCACTTAATCATGTTTGCCCGTACCTATGCGCTTCAAAACAATATTTGGGCAACCAACACTATCGAAAGGTTAGAGGCATTAAAAACGAAACATATTCTTGAAAAAAAGACTGTCGATGAAATTATTTTCGTGTACAACTATTTAATGAAACTTCGTTTCAAAAACCAGATTAATTTATTGGACAAAAACCTACCCTTAACCAATTTATTGAACACAAAAAGCCTAATTGATATCGAAGTTTCTATTCTAAAAAAAGTGCTGTCGCAACTACCAGCCTATCAGAACAAACTCAGTATTGATTTTCGAATAAGCACTTAA
- a CDS encoding SDR family oxidoreductase translates to MKILLTGVTGYIAQRLLPVLLMNGHEVVCCVRDKNRFNHRMYSSNKLTVIEADFLVKNSLAQIPDDIDVAYYLIHSMSTQTGDFERMEEVCATNFKNRLKQTKVKQVIYLSGISNAEELSKHLSSRKNVETILSSSSIALTTLKAGIIVGSGSASFEIVRDLVEKLPIMIAPRWLKTKSQPIAIRNVIEFLTGVIGNSETYNKSYDIGGPDILSYKEMLLRFAKIRGLKRRILIVPVMTPKISSYWLYFITATSFALAQNLVNSMKIEVIGKPNNLAALLGIKLIKYEQAIELAFDKIEQNQVISSWKDAQSSEIFNEGLSKFIEVPVNGCFKDKRSMKVIHENTSLEKIWSIGGKNGWYYGNWLWELRGFLDQLIGGVGMRRGRKSDTELAPGDALDFWRVLLTDKNEKRLLLFAEMKLPGEAWLEFKIDEQQILTQTATFRPRGMSGRLYWYAVLPFHGFIFRGMINKIAKTRTGYF, encoded by the coding sequence ATGAAAATTCTACTCACTGGGGTAACCGGATACATTGCACAGCGTTTATTGCCCGTTTTACTCATGAATGGGCATGAGGTAGTATGTTGTGTAAGAGACAAAAACAGGTTTAACCACAGAATGTATTCATCCAATAAGCTCACCGTCATTGAGGCAGATTTTTTAGTAAAAAATAGTTTAGCACAAATTCCCGATGACATCGATGTAGCTTATTACCTCATTCACTCCATGTCAACCCAAACCGGAGACTTTGAAAGAATGGAGGAGGTCTGTGCCACTAACTTTAAAAACCGCCTGAAACAGACAAAGGTTAAACAGGTAATATACCTCAGTGGAATCAGCAATGCGGAGGAGTTATCGAAACATTTGTCATCGAGGAAAAATGTAGAAACTATTTTATCCTCTTCTTCTATAGCGCTCACCACTTTAAAGGCCGGGATAATTGTAGGATCGGGAAGTGCTTCCTTCGAAATTGTGCGCGATTTGGTAGAGAAATTACCGATCATGATCGCACCGCGATGGCTCAAAACGAAATCGCAGCCTATCGCCATTCGTAACGTAATTGAGTTTTTAACCGGGGTAATCGGCAATTCCGAAACTTATAATAAGAGCTATGATATTGGCGGGCCTGATATTCTTAGTTACAAAGAAATGCTATTGCGCTTTGCAAAAATACGGGGCTTAAAAAGGCGTATACTCATTGTTCCGGTAATGACTCCAAAGATATCTTCGTATTGGTTATACTTTATCACAGCAACCTCCTTTGCCCTTGCTCAAAATCTGGTAAACAGCATGAAAATAGAGGTGATTGGAAAACCCAATAATCTGGCTGCGCTGCTCGGAATAAAGCTTATAAAATATGAACAAGCCATTGAATTGGCCTTCGACAAAATTGAACAAAACCAGGTTATTTCAAGCTGGAAAGATGCTCAATCAAGCGAAATTTTCAACGAAGGTCTCTCGAAATTTATTGAAGTGCCTGTAAATGGTTGCTTCAAAGACAAACGCTCGATGAAGGTGATTCACGAGAATACCTCCTTGGAAAAAATCTGGTCCATTGGCGGCAAAAACGGCTGGTATTATGGCAATTGGCTTTGGGAACTCCGGGGATTTTTAGATCAGCTTATCGGGGGTGTGGGAATGCGAAGAGGCAGAAAGAGCGACACGGAATTAGCTCCGGGTGATGCGCTCGATTTTTGGAGGGTTTTACTGACGGATAAAAATGAAAAACGCCTACTCTTGTTTGCTGAAATGAAATTACCGGGCGAAGCATGGTTAGAATTTAAAATAGATGAACAGCAGATTCTTACACAAACCGCCACCTTCAGGCCTCGAGGCATGTCGGGCAGGCTTTATTGGTATGCGGTGCTTCCCTTTCATGGTTTTATTTTTAGAGGAATGATCAACAAAATTGCGAAAACGAGAACTGGCTATTTTTAA
- a CDS encoding DUF1905 domain-containing protein codes for MVYQFTAAIWKYSSPKGGWYFVSLPSDISKEIRENLKWQEEGWGRLKSTAKINASEWDTTLWFDTKMNTYLLPLKVEIRRKENLEIDKTVNITLWI; via the coding sequence ATAGTATATCAGTTTACCGCAGCCATTTGGAAATACTCATCCCCTAAAGGTGGCTGGTATTTTGTTTCACTTCCATCAGATATTTCCAAAGAGATTAGAGAAAACCTTAAATGGCAGGAAGAAGGTTGGGGACGACTAAAATCAACCGCAAAGATTAATGCTTCCGAGTGGGATACAACTCTATGGTTCGATACGAAAATGAATACCTATCTATTGCCTCTTAAAGTTGAGATAAGGCGAAAAGAAAATCTTGAGATCGACAAAACCGTGAATATCACTCTTTGGATTTGA
- the rsgA gene encoding ribosome small subunit-dependent GTPase A: MKLEDFGYSERIEKLRLENNLKDFEIGRVIAEHKERYIVKTEKGEFEAEITGNMRFSAKSREDFPAVGDWVALINYDSEFSIIHTILPRFSIISRQAVGQFGEVQIIATNIDYALLVQAVDRDFNINRLERYLTICYSSKVSPIIILTKTDLINDQEKIAIVESINRRIKNIPVIAISNETRDGYEALNPIIEKGKTYCMLGSSGVGKSTLLNNLSGRTIMRTDSISQSTHKGRHVTSHRELIVLKNSGILIDNPGMREVGIVDTAHGLESTFDLVFKFSKNCKFKDCTHTSETGCSVLEAVEKGEIDRSSYENFLKMEREKAHFESSVVERRKKDKDFGKMMKNYKKDISKNKY, from the coding sequence ATGAAATTAGAAGACTTTGGATATAGCGAAAGAATTGAAAAGTTAAGGTTAGAGAACAACCTGAAAGACTTTGAGATTGGAAGAGTGATAGCAGAACATAAAGAAAGATACATTGTTAAAACAGAAAAGGGAGAGTTTGAAGCCGAAATAACAGGTAATATGCGATTCTCGGCTAAAAGTCGCGAAGATTTTCCCGCCGTGGGTGATTGGGTTGCTTTGATAAATTATGATTCTGAATTTTCGATTATTCACACCATACTTCCACGATTCTCAATAATTTCCAGACAGGCTGTGGGTCAATTTGGTGAGGTGCAAATAATCGCAACAAATATTGATTATGCTCTTTTAGTTCAGGCTGTTGACAGGGATTTTAATATTAACCGCCTCGAAAGGTACCTGACTATTTGTTATTCCTCTAAAGTAAGTCCAATTATTATTCTAACGAAAACAGACCTGATAAATGACCAGGAGAAAATTGCAATTGTCGAAAGTATAAATCGTCGGATAAAAAATATACCGGTCATTGCAATTAGCAACGAAACAAGAGATGGGTATGAAGCTTTAAACCCGATAATTGAAAAAGGAAAGACCTATTGCATGCTAGGTTCCTCCGGAGTTGGAAAATCTACTTTGTTAAATAATCTCTCCGGAAGGACAATAATGAGAACAGATTCAATTAGCCAAAGTACCCACAAAGGCAGGCACGTCACGAGTCACAGGGAATTAATCGTTTTAAAAAACAGTGGAATACTGATAGATAATCCCGGAATGAGAGAGGTCGGTATTGTTGATACAGCTCATGGATTGGAAAGCACATTCGATTTAGTATTCAAATTTTCTAAGAATTGTAAATTCAAAGATTGTACACATACGAGCGAAACGGGTTGTTCAGTTCTTGAAGCTGTTGAAAAAGGAGAGATAGACCGCAGCTCGTATGAAAATTTCTTAAAAATGGAAAGAGAGAAAGCCCATTTTGAATCATCGGTTGTTGAAAGACGAAAAAAAGATAAGGATTTTGGGAAAATGATGAAAAACTATAAAAAAGATATAAGTAAAAATAAGTACTAA
- a CDS encoding threonylcarbamoyl-AMP synthase produces the protein MDIEQIQAAARIIQNGGLVAFPTETVYGLGANALNPLAVAKIFALKERPTFDPLIVHIASIDDLQTLTNEPNDLVLKLARKFWPGPLTIVLPKSKAVPDIVTSDLPTVGIRMPDNEIALSLIRTSKCPIAAPSANKFGNLSPVSAHHVRKQLPNVDFILDGGKAKIGIESTIVSIEGNICTMLRPGKITIDEIKKALPGVFVFETHKSEKLVAPGLLKSHYSPNKPLYLFTNQPAQLPEKSGLVLHCLKNKVAQSQRVIYTSENNNLLEIAANLFSSLHTMEDDEQVKQIFIEPVLEEGLGIAIMDRIKKAVYQYEQRK, from the coding sequence ATGGACATTGAACAAATACAAGCGGCGGCAAGGATTATTCAAAACGGCGGGCTGGTAGCATTTCCCACAGAAACTGTTTACGGTTTAGGTGCCAATGCACTTAATCCGTTAGCGGTAGCTAAAATTTTTGCCTTAAAAGAACGGCCTACATTCGACCCGCTTATTGTGCATATTGCTTCGATCGACGATTTACAAACGCTTACCAACGAGCCTAACGATTTGGTATTGAAATTAGCCAGGAAATTCTGGCCCGGACCTTTAACCATTGTATTGCCTAAAAGCAAGGCAGTTCCCGATATTGTTACTTCGGATTTGCCTACGGTTGGAATCAGAATGCCCGACAACGAAATTGCCTTGAGCCTGATTCGAACTTCGAAATGCCCGATAGCGGCGCCGAGTGCCAATAAATTTGGCAATTTGAGTCCGGTGAGTGCCCACCATGTCAGGAAACAACTGCCCAACGTAGATTTTATTTTAGACGGAGGGAAAGCAAAAATTGGCATTGAATCAACTATCGTATCGATCGAAGGAAACATTTGCACGATGTTGCGCCCGGGGAAAATTACTATCGATGAAATTAAAAAGGCCTTACCCGGTGTATTTGTTTTCGAAACCCATAAATCAGAAAAATTAGTGGCGCCAGGATTGTTAAAAAGCCACTATTCGCCGAATAAACCTTTGTATTTATTCACAAACCAGCCAGCACAGCTTCCCGAAAAATCAGGGCTGGTTTTGCATTGTCTGAAAAACAAAGTGGCACAGAGCCAAAGAGTTATTTATACCTCCGAAAACAACAACCTTCTCGAAATTGCCGCCAATCTTTTCTCTTCGCTTCATACCATGGAAGATGATGAGCAGGTAAAGCAAATTTTTATTGAACCTGTGTTGGAAGAAGGTTTAGGCATTGCCATTATGGATAGAATAAAGAAAGCCGTGTATCAATACGAACAAAGAAAATAG
- a CDS encoding metallophosphoesterase, with protein sequence MKIQYCSDLHLEFGANSSYLSKNPLKVSGDILLLAGDIIPLHDEFFNDSFFSFIAENYKQVFWVPGNHEFYYKDITEFSNSYTIRIRENIHIVNNVAVVYDNIRFVFSTLWTKISPENERNIELGVADFSSISHKNKKIKTKEYNQLHHECFEFIRQSSKEMHKKTVVVSHHLPSNLCNSSEHKNSSINEAFCVDLTDFIESSNVNFWIYGHSHFNQKPLLVGNTILLTNQLGYVQNNEHKSFKRNAYFSI encoded by the coding sequence ATGAAAATACAGTATTGTTCGGATTTGCACCTTGAATTTGGTGCAAACAGCAGTTATCTTTCTAAAAACCCCCTAAAAGTCAGTGGTGATATTTTACTGCTGGCCGGAGATATTATTCCACTGCACGATGAATTTTTTAACGACTCATTTTTTAGTTTTATAGCCGAAAATTATAAACAAGTATTTTGGGTACCGGGCAATCACGAATTTTATTACAAGGATATTACCGAATTCAGCAATTCCTATACTATTCGAATTAGAGAGAATATCCATATTGTAAACAATGTGGCTGTGGTTTACGATAATATCCGATTCGTTTTTAGCACATTATGGACAAAAATCAGCCCTGAAAATGAAAGAAACATAGAACTGGGTGTTGCAGATTTTTCCAGCATTTCGCATAAAAATAAAAAAATCAAAACGAAAGAATACAACCAGCTTCATCACGAATGTTTTGAGTTTATACGGCAATCTTCCAAAGAAATGCATAAAAAAACGGTAGTAGTCAGCCATCATTTACCCTCGAATTTGTGCAACTCTTCGGAGCATAAAAACAGTTCGATCAACGAAGCATTTTGTGTCGATTTAACCGATTTTATTGAGTCCAGTAATGTCAATTTCTGGATTTACGGCCACAGCCATTTTAATCAAAAGCCGCTGCTTGTTGGAAATACCATTCTACTCACCAATCAGTTGGGATATGTGCAGAACAACGAGCATAAAAGTTTTAAGCGGAATGCCTATTTTTCAATTTGA
- a CDS encoding SRPBCC family protein, translating to MAFYQLIKTQKIPVGISEIWNFISSPANLKEITPEHMGFVVTSSNSAEKMYPGMIISYKVSPLLGIKLSWVTEIKQVREREYFVDEQRIGPYAMWHHQHKIEAIEGGVLMTDIVSYQPPWGFLGALANSLFIKNQLRQIFDYRTIALEKRFGKFTA from the coding sequence ATGGCATTTTATCAATTAATCAAAACTCAAAAAATCCCTGTAGGTATCAGCGAAATCTGGAATTTTATCTCGTCTCCGGCCAATTTAAAAGAAATAACCCCCGAGCATATGGGTTTTGTAGTAACCAGTAGTAACAGCGCAGAAAAAATGTATCCGGGCATGATTATTTCCTACAAGGTAAGCCCCTTGCTTGGAATAAAATTAAGCTGGGTCACAGAAATTAAGCAAGTGAGAGAACGTGAATATTTTGTTGACGAACAAAGAATAGGCCCCTATGCGATGTGGCACCATCAGCATAAAATTGAAGCCATTGAAGGGGGTGTTCTGATGACCGACATTGTTAGTTATCAGCCGCCATGGGGCTTTTTAGGTGCTTTGGCTAACAGCTTATTCATAAAAAATCAGCTTCGCCAGATTTTTGATTACAGAACCATTGCCCTTGAAAAACGATTTGGAAAATTTACCGCATGA
- a CDS encoding DoxX family membrane protein: MRRWSVPAIRVSFGIIFIWFGILKPFDVSSAESLLKATVVWLPFGTPEFWLIVIGWWEVAIGVTFLFSRTTKIAIALLFLQMFGTFMPLVVLPEVTFQSGNILTPSLEGQYIIKNVMIISAALALGGKFYKEKA, from the coding sequence ATGAGACGCTGGAGTGTTCCGGCAATACGTGTTTCGTTTGGAATTATATTTATCTGGTTTGGTATATTAAAACCCTTCGACGTCTCGTCGGCCGAAAGCCTGCTCAAAGCCACAGTAGTTTGGTTGCCTTTTGGTACGCCTGAATTCTGGCTTATCGTCATAGGCTGGTGGGAGGTTGCAATTGGCGTTACATTCCTGTTTTCGAGAACCACCAAAATTGCCATTGCATTGCTTTTCCTTCAAATGTTCGGGACTTTTATGCCCCTGGTAGTTTTGCCCGAAGTAACATTTCAGAGCGGAAATATTCTCACACCCTCCCTGGAAGGACAATACATTATAAAGAATGTGATGATTATTTCGGCCGCCTTAGCACTAGGTGGTAAGTTTTATAAAGAAAAAGCATAA
- a CDS encoding SDR family oxidoreductase translates to MANYLTAGASSGIGKKLTDKFAESGHQVFGTYHKRVSESDNSKIHFFPLNVLDEIISFDFLPENLAGVIYCAGSINLRPFERIKPEDFVDDYRLQVVGAIKTIQAVASKLKTSDNAAIILFSTVAVQTGLPFHSQVSASKGAIEGLTKALAAEYAPKIRVNCIAPSLTDSPLAASLLNTDQKRQANAERHPLKRIGTTDDIADMVEFLLSSKASWITGQILHVDGGFSTLKA, encoded by the coding sequence ATGGCAAACTACTTAACAGCCGGTGCATCTTCCGGAATAGGAAAAAAACTAACCGATAAATTTGCTGAATCAGGCCATCAGGTATTTGGTACCTACCACAAAAGGGTATCGGAGTCAGATAATTCTAAAATCCACTTTTTTCCTTTGAATGTATTGGACGAAATCATCTCGTTTGATTTTTTGCCAGAAAACCTGGCAGGTGTTATTTATTGTGCCGGAAGCATCAATCTTCGACCATTTGAAAGAATAAAACCTGAAGATTTTGTAGACGACTATAGGCTGCAGGTTGTTGGGGCCATAAAAACCATACAGGCTGTAGCCTCAAAATTAAAAACAAGCGATAACGCAGCCATCATTTTGTTCTCTACAGTTGCCGTTCAGACAGGTTTGCCATTTCATTCGCAAGTATCTGCATCAAAAGGGGCCATTGAGGGTTTAACAAAAGCACTGGCAGCAGAGTATGCCCCAAAAATTCGGGTGAATTGCATAGCCCCTTCCCTGACGGATTCCCCACTGGCTGCTTCGTTATTAAACACCGATCAGAAAAGGCAGGCCAATGCCGAGAGGCACCCCTTGAAAAGAATAGGAACTACTGATGATATTGCCGATATGGTTGAATTTTTGCTTTCTTCAAAGGCAAGCTGGATTACCGGACAAATACTGCATGTGGATGGGGGATTTTCAACTTTGAAAGCATAA